A single Natronorubrum sediminis DNA region contains:
- a CDS encoding phosphatase PAP2 family protein, with product MSRGVGVTEAVREWVPEWTLEGFAVLSVFGDLLVIVPILGLLYLVTVGRSLARGERDQPLCSDRTAFLIAAVFGGLALIVLVKAVFALPRPPVEWHAIEPSEHGFPSGHTMAATVFWGMLALWLHIGDRASRLAGAGLLVSLVALSRLALGVHYLVDVLASMAFGVVYLAGIAWLARGRPERAFGIAIVIAVLAVVASNGSSRAVLALLGTVGGAVGWYVVERPVVRRRLVTLAQRVN from the coding sequence ATGAGCCGCGGCGTTGGAGTTACGGAGGCAGTCCGAGAGTGGGTCCCCGAATGGACGCTCGAGGGCTTTGCCGTCCTCTCGGTATTCGGAGATCTACTCGTGATCGTTCCGATTCTTGGCTTGCTCTATCTGGTGACTGTCGGTCGAAGCCTCGCTCGTGGAGAACGAGATCAACCGTTGTGTTCCGATCGAACGGCATTTCTCATTGCGGCCGTCTTCGGCGGACTCGCACTGATCGTCCTCGTGAAAGCGGTGTTTGCGCTTCCACGGCCGCCCGTTGAGTGGCATGCAATCGAGCCGAGCGAACACGGTTTCCCCAGCGGCCATACGATGGCCGCCACGGTTTTTTGGGGAATGCTCGCACTGTGGCTCCATATCGGTGACCGAGCGAGCCGCCTCGCTGGTGCAGGGCTACTCGTGTCGCTCGTTGCGCTCTCGAGGCTCGCGTTGGGCGTCCACTACCTCGTCGACGTCCTCGCGTCGATGGCCTTCGGCGTCGTGTATCTCGCGGGAATCGCGTGGCTCGCCCGTGGGCGTCCCGAGCGAGCGTTCGGGATAGCGATCGTCATCGCGGTGCTCGCGGTGGTTGCGAGCAACGGAAGTAGTCGGGCCGTATTGGCACTCCTCGGAACCGTCGGCGGAGCAGTGGGCTGGTACGTCGTCGAACGACCGGTTGTCCGTCGGCGCTTGGTAACTTTGGCTCAGCGAGTGAACTGA
- a CDS encoding acetate--CoA ligase family protein: protein MNGTPIDRLFGPESVAVVGASPDATYSGTLIENLLEYGFAGELYLVNPNRERAWGRTCYDSIDDVPTTVDLVIVSVPRQYVVKTIRSAGERGVPIALVITAGFAEADETGRDLEKALADVASETGIRVCGPNTLGVASGHHGTVATSTSSRPPQPGPLGLVSQSGALAFTTFFERAADERIDFGYVVATGNEADLTLSEYVTYLAGQDHVDAICAYIEGLEEPRDFMVAAENAVRSGTAVIAIKVGKSDSAAAAALSHTGSVTGDDDAWDAAFEQVGVERVHDVSEMLSRARAHAAFDPPETDGVCIASTSGGLGSLLADMAATRGIEVPSLEAETEQALLEMDELLTFDELHNPIDIRGYGAEILTEIADVLFDDDGYDVYVFAIGLSAVDERAERIVEQIETIAERVEAPIFVLWTGRKEPLDRPDPQPYERLRETVPVYYDPGACMDAIASLVRFGDARERLTTESARTDLEDGDRSAFEFESDRVLSWTEAESLLESYDLDTVPSGLAHDPDEAVEIADEHGYPVVLKVDSPGIPHRTEADAVRIDLESPNEVRAAYERILDNARSFDPDATIDGVLVQPYRPDGVEALAGITDDPTFGPLVTVAPGGRDVELHDGVVRVPPLTRDEAERAIRETALDDLLDGYRDGPEADIDSLASAVVNLGRLAANEDIAELDLNPILVDEDGISIVDILVRTG, encoded by the coding sequence GTGAACGGGACACCAATAGATCGATTGTTCGGTCCCGAGTCGGTCGCCGTCGTGGGCGCGAGTCCAGACGCGACGTATTCGGGAACCCTCATCGAAAACCTTCTGGAGTACGGCTTTGCGGGCGAGCTGTACCTCGTAAACCCGAACAGAGAACGGGCCTGGGGACGAACCTGTTATGATTCGATCGACGACGTGCCGACTACTGTTGATCTTGTGATCGTCAGCGTCCCTCGCCAGTACGTCGTCAAAACCATCCGCTCGGCCGGCGAGCGGGGTGTACCGATAGCACTCGTGATCACGGCGGGGTTTGCTGAAGCCGACGAGACCGGTCGAGATCTCGAAAAAGCACTCGCCGATGTCGCGTCGGAGACCGGAATCCGAGTCTGTGGGCCGAATACGCTCGGCGTTGCGAGCGGGCACCACGGAACCGTCGCGACGAGTACGTCCTCTCGGCCGCCGCAACCGGGGCCGCTCGGCCTCGTCTCTCAGTCCGGTGCCCTCGCGTTTACGACGTTCTTCGAACGGGCGGCGGACGAGCGCATCGATTTCGGGTACGTCGTAGCGACGGGCAACGAAGCAGATCTCACGCTCTCAGAGTACGTGACGTACCTCGCTGGACAGGATCACGTCGACGCCATCTGTGCCTATATCGAAGGACTCGAGGAACCGAGGGACTTCATGGTCGCCGCGGAAAACGCCGTTCGATCCGGGACGGCCGTTATCGCGATCAAAGTCGGCAAATCGGACTCGGCCGCGGCCGCAGCGCTCTCGCACACGGGATCGGTAACCGGTGACGACGATGCGTGGGACGCAGCCTTCGAGCAAGTCGGGGTGGAGCGTGTCCACGATGTCTCCGAAATGCTCTCTCGCGCTCGAGCGCACGCTGCGTTCGATCCGCCCGAGACTGATGGCGTCTGTATCGCATCGACGAGTGGCGGGCTCGGGAGCCTGCTTGCAGACATGGCGGCGACGCGGGGAATCGAGGTCCCTTCACTCGAGGCTGAGACGGAGCAGGCGTTGCTCGAGATGGACGAGTTGCTCACGTTCGACGAACTGCACAATCCGATCGACATTCGGGGCTACGGCGCGGAAATCCTCACCGAGATCGCGGATGTCCTCTTCGACGATGACGGGTACGACGTCTACGTGTTCGCGATCGGACTCTCGGCTGTCGACGAACGAGCGGAGCGCATTGTCGAACAGATCGAAACGATCGCTGAGCGTGTCGAGGCACCAATATTTGTTCTCTGGACCGGGAGGAAGGAACCGCTCGATCGCCCAGATCCACAGCCCTACGAACGACTCCGCGAGACGGTGCCAGTATACTACGATCCTGGCGCATGTATGGATGCGATCGCCTCGCTGGTCCGGTTCGGCGACGCCCGCGAGCGACTCACCACGGAATCCGCAAGAACTGACCTCGAGGACGGCGACCGGTCGGCGTTCGAGTTCGAATCGGACCGCGTGCTCTCGTGGACGGAAGCCGAATCCCTCCTCGAGAGCTACGACCTCGACACGGTTCCGTCAGGGCTCGCACACGATCCGGACGAGGCCGTCGAAATCGCCGACGAACACGGCTATCCGGTCGTACTAAAGGTGGACTCGCCAGGGATCCCACACCGGACTGAAGCGGACGCTGTTCGAATCGACCTCGAGTCGCCAAACGAGGTCCGAGCAGCTTACGAGCGGATCCTCGATAACGCGCGATCGTTCGACCCGGACGCGACGATCGACGGCGTTCTCGTCCAGCCGTATCGACCCGACGGTGTCGAAGCGCTAGCAGGCATCACCGACGATCCGACGTTCGGCCCGCTCGTAACGGTCGCACCGGGTGGCCGTGACGTCGAACTTCACGATGGTGTTGTTCGGGTTCCGCCGTTAACACGCGACGAGGCCGAGCGAGCAATCCGAGAGACGGCACTCGACGACCTCCTCGATGGGTACCGAGACGGCCCTGAGGCGGACATCGACTCGTTGGCATCGGCGGTGGTCAATCTTGGACGACTCGCTGCAAACGAGGATATCGCCGAACTCGATCTCAATCCAATCTTGGTGGACGAAGACGGTATTTCGATCGTCGATATCCTCGTCCGAACGGGCTGA
- a CDS encoding HpcH/HpaI aldolase/citrate lyase family protein, whose protein sequence is MPSIARSTLFTPGDEPEMMRKAVDTEADAVTLDLEDSVAPASKPTAREEVCRFLDSAAREGSPRLGVRMNPLSAGGSDDLNAIIGGPRDPAYLVVPMVDRASDVRAVTAELDDRGSSVSVRASIETARGVLNAPEIASSPGVSGLGFGGEDLSAAVGATVTVGDELQYARQRIVMAAAAAGITTTDTVYIDIEDPEGLRETALTAKRLGYDGKSAIHPAQTSVINDVFTPTRAELEAAERIVEAFEESEGGVVRVDGQMIDRPVYEQARRTLDRGPNSNDSE, encoded by the coding sequence ATGCCTTCGATAGCTCGATCGACGCTGTTCACGCCGGGTGACGAGCCCGAAATGATGCGCAAGGCCGTCGATACCGAGGCGGACGCGGTGACGCTCGATCTGGAAGACTCTGTGGCCCCTGCGTCGAAACCGACGGCCCGCGAGGAGGTGTGCCGATTCCTCGACAGCGCGGCTCGCGAGGGATCTCCCCGACTCGGGGTCCGGATGAACCCACTCAGCGCAGGCGGGTCGGACGATCTGAACGCGATCATCGGCGGACCCCGTGATCCCGCGTATCTCGTCGTACCGATGGTCGACCGAGCGAGCGACGTCCGTGCAGTAACGGCCGAACTCGACGATCGTGGCTCGTCGGTATCGGTTCGGGCATCGATCGAGACTGCTCGAGGCGTGTTGAACGCACCCGAAATCGCGTCGAGTCCGGGCGTCTCAGGCCTCGGCTTCGGCGGCGAAGATCTGTCAGCAGCCGTCGGTGCGACGGTCACCGTCGGCGATGAACTCCAGTATGCACGACAGCGAATCGTGATGGCCGCAGCGGCCGCTGGAATCACCACCACAGATACCGTTTATATCGACATCGAAGACCCCGAGGGCCTCCGAGAAACTGCGCTCACGGCAAAAAGACTGGGGTACGACGGGAAGAGTGCGATCCACCCAGCACAGACGTCCGTAATCAACGACGTATTCACGCCCACTCGAGCGGAACTCGAGGCTGCCGAACGGATCGTTGAGGCGTTCGAGGAGTCCGAGGGCGGCGTCGTCCGAGTCGACGGTCAAATGATCGACCGTCCCGTCTACGAGCAGGCCCGTCGAACGCTCGACCGAGGTCCGAACTCAAATGACTCGGAGTGA
- a CDS encoding CapA family protein codes for MSETDKALTIAAGGDAMVTQRLTQLDDDGFQELQRVVADADASVVNLEGPLHDDESTPIPGPLTHFRSPPWAVDELVSTGFDLFAVANNHVGDYGQSGMTATIDALERRALPHAGIGRNLATARAPAYLETSSGRIALVAATTTYVPGTEAAAQRKDAPGRPGVAPLRLRPRYSITDEHVAALEELREALGMDDSIRDRGGYVGDPDDPDTVSFLNVDGGPAGEVLQFERGEENRVRYDPHPDDLTEIRGEIETANRNADAVIVSLHSHEAENGRYNHESVPPAVETIARGCVDAGADAFVCHGPHRVRGIELYNGAPIFYSLGNFALQYHTVPFFPAESYEAIGLDPDGSPIDVQEALGSPVTDTVEKQGFVPVCTFERGTVREIRLYPIELGIGRNVSEHGIPSLATGQVASEILSRLSTLSDSYGIDVRTRESIGIIEPE; via the coding sequence ATGTCAGAAACCGACAAAGCACTCACGATCGCTGCTGGCGGTGACGCGATGGTAACTCAGCGACTGACACAACTGGATGACGACGGCTTTCAAGAACTCCAGCGCGTCGTCGCTGACGCCGACGCATCGGTAGTTAACCTCGAAGGACCCCTTCACGACGACGAGTCTACGCCAATCCCGGGACCGTTGACACACTTCCGATCCCCGCCGTGGGCCGTCGACGAACTCGTCTCGACGGGCTTCGACCTCTTCGCGGTCGCGAACAACCACGTCGGTGATTACGGACAGTCGGGGATGACAGCGACGATCGACGCACTGGAGCGACGCGCCCTCCCGCACGCGGGTATCGGGCGAAATTTAGCGACAGCACGTGCGCCAGCGTATCTCGAGACGTCGTCGGGTCGAATCGCACTGGTCGCTGCGACGACGACGTACGTCCCTGGCACCGAAGCGGCCGCTCAACGCAAAGACGCCCCCGGTCGTCCCGGCGTCGCGCCCCTCCGATTACGACCCCGGTATTCGATCACTGACGAACACGTAGCGGCGCTCGAGGAGCTACGCGAGGCGCTGGGAATGGACGACTCGATTCGCGATCGGGGTGGATACGTCGGTGACCCCGACGACCCAGACACCGTTTCTTTCCTGAACGTGGACGGTGGACCCGCCGGTGAAGTCCTCCAGTTCGAGCGAGGGGAAGAAAATCGAGTCCGTTACGATCCCCATCCCGATGACCTCACGGAGATTCGGGGCGAGATTGAAACCGCGAACCGAAACGCGGACGCGGTGATCGTGAGCCTCCACAGTCACGAAGCTGAGAACGGGCGGTACAATCACGAATCGGTGCCACCCGCCGTCGAGACGATCGCTCGAGGGTGTGTCGACGCGGGAGCCGACGCGTTCGTCTGTCACGGCCCACACCGGGTGCGCGGAATCGAACTGTACAACGGTGCTCCGATTTTCTACAGTCTCGGTAACTTCGCACTGCAGTACCACACGGTTCCGTTTTTCCCTGCCGAAAGCTACGAGGCGATCGGTCTCGATCCAGACGGTTCTCCCATCGACGTTCAGGAAGCACTCGGAAGCCCTGTAACCGATACAGTCGAGAAGCAGGGGTTCGTTCCGGTCTGTACCTTCGAACGCGGTACCGTCCGCGAAATTCGCCTCTACCCGATCGAACTGGGGATCGGCCGAAACGTCTCAGAACACGGTATCCCGTCGCTCGCGACCGGTCAGGTCGCGAGCGAGATTCTCAGTCGGCTGTCCACGCTATCGGACTCGTACGGAATCGACGTTCGAACGCGTGAGAGCATCGGGATCATCGAACCGGAGTAA
- a CDS encoding enoyl-CoA hydratase/isomerase family protein → MSGTLHAEADSGICTLTIENTGKRNALSPSILRAIEEEVTTAERRDDTRALVITGSGDRAFSSGYDISEFEAADGDEGGRAFEDAVTSIYEFPYPTIAMINGDTYGGAMELIAVCDLRIAVEDASFAVTPAKLGLVYGDRGINQLMHHIGPANVQELLFTAKSIDADRAGEIGLLNHVVDASNLEDRTYEIASEISTNAPKSLRGMKQVVRALLNKRSLNETEKQFVQRLRDDTRESEDHREGVRAFSEGRKPTFNDE, encoded by the coding sequence ATGAGTGGCACACTTCACGCAGAGGCCGACAGTGGAATCTGTACGTTGACGATCGAAAATACCGGAAAGCGAAACGCACTCTCGCCCTCGATCTTACGGGCGATCGAGGAGGAGGTAACGACGGCTGAACGGCGAGACGATACTCGCGCTCTCGTGATTACCGGTAGCGGCGACCGCGCGTTCAGTTCCGGTTACGACATTTCGGAGTTCGAAGCAGCGGACGGCGACGAGGGTGGAAGAGCGTTCGAGGACGCCGTGACGAGCATTTACGAATTTCCGTATCCGACGATCGCGATGATCAACGGCGACACGTACGGCGGTGCGATGGAACTGATCGCCGTCTGTGACCTTCGGATTGCCGTCGAAGACGCGTCGTTCGCAGTCACCCCTGCGAAGCTCGGTCTCGTATACGGTGACCGCGGGATCAATCAACTCATGCACCACATCGGTCCGGCAAACGTCCAAGAACTTCTGTTCACCGCGAAATCGATCGACGCGGATCGAGCTGGTGAGATCGGGCTGTTGAATCACGTCGTCGACGCATCGAATCTCGAGGATAGAACGTACGAAATCGCCTCGGAAATCAGCACCAACGCACCCAAATCGCTTCGCGGAATGAAGCAGGTCGTCCGAGCCTTGCTTAACAAGCGATCGTTGAACGAGACGGAGAAGCAATTCGTTCAACGGCTACGAGACGACACTCGAGAGAGCGAGGATCATCGCGAAGGCGTTCGCGCGTTCTCCGAAGGTCGGAAACCGACGTTCAACGACGAGTGA
- a CDS encoding LLM class flavin-dependent oxidoreductase, which yields MEFGYTLVSQYKPNREISGIANELANQVELANEVGFDMVGVSEHHVTDDQYLNNEALLPYLSNYIGEMDIGTGICLLPYHHPVRIAEWGATVDVLTGGNFTLGVGQGYRDEEFEAFGIDKADALGRFVEGVQIIKKLWTEDVVSYDGRHYQLEDVSINPKPVQDPRPPILIGASNISSVERAARIADGWLGAHVPLDLIDEYASTFREERASTEHGDGYVSVGREAFLAETTEEAEAIVREKLMRKYERYIDWGQDEVFESDDFRSEWERLKTDRFLVGSPEDVIQEIERYREVVDPDRLGVRMQYQGLDFDDVRSSIELFGNEVIPAIES from the coding sequence ATGGAGTTCGGGTACACCCTCGTCTCACAGTACAAACCGAATCGAGAGATAAGCGGGATCGCAAACGAATTGGCAAATCAGGTGGAACTCGCGAACGAGGTTGGTTTCGACATGGTTGGCGTGTCGGAACACCATGTGACGGACGATCAGTACCTGAACAACGAAGCGTTGCTTCCCTACCTCTCGAACTATATCGGAGAGATGGATATCGGTACCGGGATCTGTCTCTTACCGTACCACCATCCGGTTCGTATCGCAGAGTGGGGTGCGACAGTCGACGTCCTGACCGGTGGCAATTTCACGCTCGGGGTGGGTCAAGGATATCGAGACGAGGAGTTCGAGGCGTTCGGAATCGACAAAGCGGACGCACTCGGTCGGTTCGTCGAAGGCGTACAGATAATAAAGAAGCTCTGGACGGAAGACGTGGTCAGTTACGACGGCCGTCACTACCAACTCGAGGACGTGTCGATCAATCCGAAGCCAGTTCAGGATCCGCGTCCGCCGATACTCATCGGTGCGAGTAATATCTCGAGCGTCGAGCGAGCGGCACGGATCGCCGACGGCTGGCTCGGGGCTCACGTTCCGCTCGATCTCATAGATGAGTACGCGTCGACGTTCCGCGAGGAACGGGCATCGACCGAACACGGCGACGGATACGTCTCGGTTGGCCGCGAAGCCTTCCTCGCCGAAACGACGGAAGAAGCGGAAGCGATCGTCCGAGAGAAACTTATGCGAAAATACGAACGATATATCGATTGGGGCCAAGACGAGGTGTTCGAGTCGGACGACTTCAGATCGGAGTGGGAACGGTTGAAAACGGATCGGTTCCTGGTTGGCAGCCCCGAGGACGTAATTCAGGAGATCGAGCGATATCGGGAGGTCGTCGATCCGGATCGTCTCGGTGTCAGAATGCAGTATCAGGGACTCGATTTCGACGATGTCCGCTCGTCGATCGAACTGTTCGGTAACGAAGTCATTCCGGCGATCGAGTCCTGA
- a CDS encoding LLM class flavin-dependent oxidoreductase, with protein sequence MSGIDTDGMKLGFRCSEGSDNFQNALREVTYAEERGLDSAWVAEHHGWDIIWPSSHLALAGLATRTESIELGTSVTLLPQVNPVRLAGEVNLLDQISDGRFRLGVGVGWRESEMENIGYDFGERGARMTDHLKAMNALWDDDVASYDGEYISFEEFELTPKPVQDPHPPVWVGGGVEQSLERAAFLGETWFPVWLDTIEELEPMYSKFDDFVREAGDEPSERDRPILRVAWIDDDPDVARERLQEFFDRLVQNYRDRNATIPAAMQEAVNGDFEEFADGRLIYGDPEECVDRIEEFEDRLGIDHMVLKLYNPGVDHEQMMKFIDLLGDGVVPHLEE encoded by the coding sequence ATGTCTGGCATAGACACCGACGGTATGAAGCTCGGATTTCGGTGCAGCGAAGGGAGCGACAACTTTCAGAATGCACTTCGTGAAGTGACCTACGCGGAGGAACGTGGCCTCGATTCAGCCTGGGTCGCGGAACACCACGGCTGGGACATCATCTGGCCCTCCTCACACCTGGCGTTGGCGGGGTTGGCGACGCGTACCGAGTCGATCGAACTGGGCACCAGCGTGACGCTGCTCCCACAGGTGAATCCCGTTCGGTTAGCCGGCGAAGTGAACCTCCTCGATCAGATTTCGGACGGACGGTTCCGCCTCGGTGTGGGCGTCGGCTGGCGGGAGTCAGAAATGGAGAATATCGGATACGACTTCGGCGAGCGAGGCGCACGGATGACAGATCATCTAAAAGCAATGAACGCGCTCTGGGATGACGACGTCGCGAGCTACGATGGCGAGTACATCTCGTTCGAGGAATTCGAGTTGACACCAAAGCCGGTTCAAGATCCGCACCCACCGGTCTGGGTTGGCGGCGGCGTCGAGCAGTCGCTCGAGCGCGCGGCGTTTCTCGGTGAGACGTGGTTCCCGGTGTGGCTGGACACGATCGAAGAGTTGGAACCGATGTACTCGAAGTTCGATGACTTCGTCCGTGAGGCTGGTGACGAGCCGTCGGAACGCGACCGTCCGATACTCCGCGTCGCGTGGATCGACGACGATCCCGACGTTGCTCGAGAACGATTGCAGGAGTTTTTCGATCGGCTGGTCCAGAACTATCGCGATCGGAACGCAACGATTCCGGCAGCGATGCAGGAAGCGGTCAACGGCGACTTCGAGGAATTCGCCGACGGTCGACTCATCTACGGCGATCCCGAGGAGTGCGTCGACCGAATCGAAGAGTTCGAGGACCGACTAGGTATCGATCACATGGTGTTGAAGCTATACAATCCCGGCGTCGATCACGAGCAGATGATGAAGTTCATCGACCTTCTCGGTGACGGGGTCGTCCCACACCTCGAGGAGTGA
- a CDS encoding universal stress protein, which translates to MTIVVAVDESSHASRVVEEANALANAFDDSLHVVYVLSRSDFVDMEETNVSETGDAMDLDRVREIAASVAEDAITDANATAESVGLVGDASSEVTRYADDIGARYIVVGGRKRSPVGKAVFGSVTQSILLNSRQPVVAIRKD; encoded by the coding sequence ATGACAATTGTTGTAGCGGTAGATGAGTCGTCACACGCGAGTCGAGTCGTCGAGGAAGCGAATGCCCTCGCGAACGCGTTCGATGATTCACTTCACGTCGTTTACGTCCTGAGCCGGTCGGATTTCGTCGATATGGAAGAAACGAACGTTAGTGAGACCGGTGACGCGATGGATCTCGATCGCGTTCGAGAGATCGCAGCTTCGGTCGCGGAAGATGCGATTACGGACGCGAACGCCACCGCAGAGAGTGTCGGACTCGTCGGTGACGCATCCAGCGAAGTCACTCGGTACGCCGACGATATCGGTGCGCGGTACATTGTCGTCGGGGGGCGAAAGCGCTCACCGGTCGGTAAAGCGGTGTTCGGAAGCGTCACACAATCGATTCTCCTCAACAGCCGGCAACCGGTCGTGGCGATCAGAAAGGACTAG
- a CDS encoding tripartite tricarboxylate transporter permease: MSTISSLMEAIVIVFSFPELLWVVIGIALGILLGAIPGIGAAIGMAILLPLSLQMDGGLAIIFFVSMYLGGMYGGSIAAILINTPGTAAAAATTLDGYPLSKQGLAINALSISAISSAIGGLIAIIILIAISPFLTSILLSFGSPEYFMVAVLGLAMITIIARGSMIKGLTMGAFGLLVSSVGISEVGGAIRYDMGILLLFDGIDFVAVLIGLFAITEMLKLAGREGQISEEDSEVSGSRREGVTGVLRRPVTVFKSSLIGLGIGAIPGAGSSVSNFVAYGEAMRNDTNPDSFGNGNERGVISAESSNSATVAGSLIPTLSFGIPGSGTTAVLLGALLMHGFQPGPNLFAQEAVTTYSFFVALLIGNFIIALIGLAVIAYAGYVTQIDTDYIIPIIIPLAIFGSFAMRDNPIDIVTVVLFGILGYYMVKYDYSIIALVLGVVLGPIAETNLHRSLQISDGSYLIFVQRPISLLMVIVTIAILFGPFVKAQYQQYKGAEPA, translated from the coding sequence ATGAGTACGATCTCCTCGCTCATGGAAGCGATCGTGATCGTGTTTAGCTTTCCGGAACTCCTCTGGGTTGTCATCGGTATCGCACTGGGGATTCTCCTCGGGGCCATCCCTGGTATCGGTGCAGCGATCGGTATGGCTATTTTGCTCCCGCTGAGTCTGCAGATGGACGGCGGTCTCGCTATCATCTTCTTCGTGAGCATGTATCTGGGCGGAATGTACGGTGGGAGTATCGCGGCAATTCTCATCAACACTCCCGGGACAGCGGCAGCAGCGGCAACGACCCTCGACGGCTATCCGTTGTCCAAGCAGGGCCTCGCAATTAACGCCCTATCGATCTCTGCAATTTCGTCGGCGATCGGCGGGCTAATCGCGATTATTATTCTCATCGCGATATCACCGTTCTTGACGAGTATTCTGTTGAGTTTTGGATCGCCAGAATACTTCATGGTAGCGGTACTCGGACTCGCGATGATTACGATAATTGCCCGCGGATCTATGATAAAGGGACTGACGATGGGTGCGTTCGGCCTCCTCGTTTCGAGCGTCGGAATATCTGAGGTCGGCGGTGCGATTCGATACGACATGGGCATCCTGTTGCTGTTCGACGGGATCGATTTCGTCGCCGTCTTGATCGGACTGTTCGCAATAACCGAGATGCTCAAACTTGCGGGCAGGGAGGGGCAAATATCGGAAGAGGACTCCGAAGTCTCTGGAAGCCGACGGGAGGGCGTAACCGGCGTACTGCGACGACCGGTAACCGTATTCAAGTCCTCGCTGATCGGTCTCGGTATCGGTGCAATACCCGGTGCAGGGTCGTCGGTCTCGAATTTCGTCGCGTACGGCGAAGCCATGCGTAACGACACGAATCCGGATTCCTTCGGAAACGGAAACGAACGCGGTGTGATTTCGGCGGAGTCGTCGAACAGTGCGACGGTAGCCGGGTCGCTAATTCCAACGTTGTCGTTCGGTATTCCCGGAAGCGGAACGACTGCGGTCCTTCTGGGCGCACTACTAATGCACGGTTTCCAGCCCGGTCCGAATCTATTCGCCCAGGAAGCCGTTACCACCTACAGCTTTTTCGTTGCACTCCTCATCGGAAACTTCATCATCGCTCTGATCGGTTTAGCGGTGATCGCGTACGCAGGATACGTGACGCAGATTGATACGGACTACATCATTCCGATCATCATTCCACTCGCTATCTTCGGTTCGTTCGCAATGCGAGACAATCCCATTGACATCGTTACCGTCGTTCTCTTCGGGATTCTTGGGTACTACATGGTGAAATACGACTACTCTATCATCGCACTGGTTCTCGGTGTCGTTCTCGGACCGATTGCGGAGACGAATCTGCACCGATCACTTCAAATATCAGACGGTTCGTATTTGATCTTCGTTCAGCGCCCGATCTCGCTGCTCATGGTCATCGTGACTATCGCGATCCTCTTCGGGCCGTTCGTGAAGGCGCAGTACCAACAGTACAAGGGAGCTGAACCTGCCTGA
- a CDS encoding tripartite tricarboxylate transporter TctB family protein produces MTEETVMVGLILLVSGYMLYEAQSFGGASQRFPQLAAGATVLGTVLILARNFIPPSLEERLFPEKDDSGGMLDVDDVDSETSAPVESKTGKFGIHGGLFTGVIMVLYASLGLLFGFLLVTPLFIALYMYWFDHPWYSVVGMAILGLIITSVFVDIFRIPVHEGHLLILIGGL; encoded by the coding sequence GTGACGGAGGAAACCGTAATGGTCGGCCTCATACTGCTGGTTTCCGGCTATATGTTGTACGAGGCTCAATCGTTCGGTGGTGCGTCTCAGCGCTTTCCGCAACTGGCCGCAGGAGCGACCGTACTCGGCACGGTACTCATACTAGCGCGCAATTTTATTCCTCCGTCCCTCGAAGAGAGGCTGTTCCCCGAAAAAGACGATAGCGGCGGAATGCTAGACGTAGACGATGTCGATTCTGAAACGAGCGCTCCAGTAGAGTCGAAGACTGGTAAATTTGGAATCCACGGAGGACTCTTCACCGGTGTTATAATGGTACTTTACGCGAGTCTCGGGTTACTTTTCGGCTTCCTACTGGTTACGCCGCTATTCATCGCCCTATACATGTACTGGTTCGATCATCCGTGGTATTCCGTCGTCGGGATGGCGATACTCGGTCTCATCATCACGTCGGTGTTCGTAGACATCTTCCGAATTCCGGTACACGAAGGACATCTTCTGATCTTGATCGGAGGCCTGTAA